A stretch of the Mesorhizobium huakuii genome encodes the following:
- a CDS encoding GFA family protein — MPLLLKGSCRCNAVRFEVESHTPVPFMLCYCSICRKQQGGGGFAINLGADYETLNIRGKRSLGVYRAEIDDDEHPNCEISTGERNFCKKCGSALWLYDPTWPELVHPFASAIDSELPKPPEKVHLMLKYKASWVEPDISKGDKAFDVYPEESIADWHKRTGMWVK, encoded by the coding sequence ATGCCGCTTCTGCTCAAGGGGTCCTGCCGCTGCAACGCCGTGCGTTTCGAGGTGGAAAGCCACACGCCCGTGCCGTTTATGCTGTGCTACTGCTCGATCTGCCGCAAGCAACAGGGCGGCGGCGGTTTCGCCATCAATCTCGGCGCCGATTACGAAACGCTGAACATCAGGGGCAAGAGGAGCCTTGGCGTCTATCGCGCCGAGATCGACGATGACGAGCATCCAAACTGCGAGATTTCTACCGGCGAGCGCAATTTCTGCAAGAAATGCGGTTCGGCGCTGTGGCTCTACGATCCGACCTGGCCGGAGCTGGTGCACCCCTTCGCCTCGGCCATCGACAGCGAGCTGCCGAAGCCGCCGGAAAAGGTGCATCTGATGCTGAAATACAAGGCGAGCTGGGTCGAGCCCGATATCAGCAAGGGTGACAAGGCGTTCGATGTCTATCCCGAGGAATCGATCGCGGACTGGCACAAGCGTACGGGCATGTGGGTGAAGTAG